The proteins below come from a single Lates calcarifer isolate ASB-BC8 linkage group LG11, TLL_Latcal_v3, whole genome shotgun sequence genomic window:
- the rpl3 gene encoding LOW QUALITY PROTEIN: 60S ribosomal protein L3 (The sequence of the model RefSeq protein was modified relative to this genomic sequence to represent the inferred CDS: deleted 1 base in 1 codon): MSHRKFSAPRHGSLGFLPRKRSRRHRGKAKSFPKDDPSKPVHLTAFLGYKAGMTHIVREVDRPGSKVNKKEVVEAVTIVETPPMIVVGVVGYVNTPRGLRSFKTIFAEHVSDECKRRFYKNWYKSKKKAFTKYCKKWQDEEGKKQLEKDFAAMKKYCQVIRIIAHTQMRLLPLRQKKAHLMEVQLNGGAISDKVDWAREKLEQAVPVNTVFTQDEMIDVIGVTKGHGYKGVTSRWHTKKLPRKTHRGLRKVACIGAWHPARVAFSVARAGQKGYHHRTEINKKIYKIGQGFHTKDGKLVKNNASTEYDLSNKSINPLGGFVHYGEVTNDFVMVKGCVVGTKKRVLTLRKSLLVQTSRRALEKIDLKFIDTTSKFGHGRFQTVEEKKAFMGPLKKDRIAKEETA; this comes from the exons ATG TCCCACCGTAAGTTTTCGGCTCCGCGCCACGGATCCCTGGGCTTCCTGCCCCGCAAGAGGAGCCGTCGTCACCGCGGTAAGGCCAAGAGCTTCCCTAAGGATGACCCCAGCAAGCCCGTGCACCTGACCGCCTTCCTGGGCTACAAGGCCGGCATGACACACATCGTCCGTGAGGTCGACAGACCCGGCTCAA aggTGAACAAGAAGGAGGTTGTTGAGGCTGTGACCATTGTGGAGACGCCTCCCATGATCGTGGTTGGAGTTGTGGGCTACGTCAACACTCCCCGCGGCCTGCGTTCCTTCAAGACCATCTTCGCCGAGCACGTCAGCGACGAGTGCAAGCGTCGGTTCTACAAGAACTG GTACAAGTCCAAGAAGAAGGCTTTCACCAAATACTGCAAGAAATGGCAGGATGAGGAGGGCAAGAAGCAGCTGGAGAAGGACTTTGCCGCCATGAAGAAGTACTGCCAGGTCATCCGCATCATCGCCCACACACAG ATGCGTCTGCTGCCCCTGAGGCAGAAGAAGGCTCACCTGATGGAGGTGCAGCTGAACGGAGGCGCCATCTCCGACAAGGTGGACTGGGCCCGTGAGAAGCTGGAGCAGGCCGTGCCCGTCAACACCGTCTTCACCCAGGACGAGATGATCGACGTGATCGGTGTCACCAAGGGTCACGGATACAAGG GTGTCACCAGCCGTTGGCACACAAAGAAGCTGCCCCGCAAGACCCATCGTGGTCTGCGTAAGGTGGCCTGTATTGGTGCCTGGCATCCTGCCCGTGTCGCCTTCTCTGTGGCCCGTGCTGGTCAGAAGGGTTACCACCACCGCACGGAGATCAACAAGAAGATCTACAAGATCGGACAGGGCTTCCACACCAAGGATGGCAAACTGGTGAAGAACAACGCCTCCACCGAGTACGATCTGTCCAACAAGAGCATCAACCCCCTG GGTGGATTTGTCCACTACGGAGAGGTGACCAACGAC TTCGTCATGGTGAAGGGCTGTGTTGTCGGGACCAAGAAGAGGGTGCTCACTCTGCGCAAG TCTCTCCTGGTGCAGACCAGCCGTCGTGCCTTGGAGAAGATCGACCTCAAGTTCATCGACACCACCTCCAAGTTCGGTCACGGCCGCTTCCAGacagtggaggagaagaaggcgTTCATG GGACCCCTCAAGAAGGACCGCATTGCCAAGGAAGAGACTGCTTAA